Proteins from a single region of Cydia pomonella isolate Wapato2018A chromosome 13, ilCydPomo1, whole genome shotgun sequence:
- the LOC133524352 gene encoding uncharacterized protein LOC133524352 isoform X1 — MSEEETVDIAKELDDLLTKVQPDLQDVIKRSFTNVALQLAKNGEKLIRDTLEDTSYFAKNTQVNLTALELVKSPTFHMQGVSLDLKSMLLSLRCSLGEVNVKGQYSAYNENLYNLIPVLSEGHVVISLSNVTADVNVGLIVDDDAFSFINPGIEFSHDEVLVKLSWPSPQRNGGYEFVTTEQLAKHIDDLPLSAAVSLPLFALLRQKLQRHLARVLRQSTSVSEVMCCDPSLHEAYSEMVSNLAAKGNKVIDMVLINMRRTLLQTRTEVLELPPLHATFMHKIGSISFIGKFETDAGWVKNLATVNRVNDVSVSRPDPMKTCFSVTLRIKDLQIRYDEYRIKALGASCSGRMAAAFGDNTLRLELSVGLARWEPYAQLHDLRVLHMDGMDLHATGLGPLSGTAPLGAWARGAAAAHAAPALQAQLQHELHTALAELPLWDLLHDH, encoded by the exons ATGTCAGAAGAAGAAACAGTGGATATTGCGAAAGAACTTGACGATTTACTGACGAAAGTACAACCAGACTTGCAAGATGTTATCAAAAga AGTTTTACAAACGTAGCGCTTCAACTGGCAAAAAATGGAGAAAAACTTATTCGAGACACGCTGGAAGATACTTCTTACTTTGCAAAGAACACCCAAGT CAATTTAACAGCTCTAGAGCTGGTAAAATCTCCAACGTTCCACATGCAAGGTGTATCATTGGACCTCAAGTCTATGCTCCTGAGTTTGCGCTGCTCCCTCGGCGAGGTCAATGTTAAGGGCCAGTACAGTGCCTATAATGAGAACCTTTATAACCTCATTCCTGTGTTGTCTGAGGGACATGTTGT CATATCGCTATCGAACGTGACGGCGGACGTCAACGTGGGGCTGATCGTGGACGACGACGCCTTCTCCTTCATCAACCCCGGCATCGAGTTCTCGCACGATGAAGTTCTTGTCAAG CTGTCGTGGCCTTCGCCGCAGCGGAATGGCGGCTACGAGTTTGTCACCACCGAGCAACTGGCCAAACATATCG ATGACCTGCCGCTCTCGGCGGCGGTGTCGCTACCGCTGTTCGCGCTATTGCGACAAAAACTGCAGAGACATCTAGCGCGAGTGCTACGGCAGAGCACCAGCGTGTCCGAGGTTATGTGTTGCGACCCCAGCCTGCATGAGGCCTACAG CGAGATGGTGAGCAACCTGGCCGCGAAAGGCAACAAGGTGATCGACATGGTGCTAATCAACATGCGGCGCACTTTACTTCAGACGCGGACGGAAGTGCTGGAGCTGCCGCCCTTACACGCCACCTTTATGCACAAG ATCGGGTCAATATCGTTCATCGGCAAGTTCGAGACGGACGCGGGCTGGGTGAAGAACCTGGCCACAGTGAACCGCGTCAACGACGTCAGCGTGTCGCGGCCCGATCCCATGAAGACCTGCTTCAGCGTCACGTTACGGATCAAGGATTTGCAG ATTCGCTACGACGAATACCGAATAAAGGCTCTAGGCGCGTCTTGTTCAGGCCGAATGGCGGCGGCGTTCGGCGACAACACGCTGCGGCTAGAGCTGAGCGTGGGGCTCGCGCGGTGGGAGCCCTACGCGCAGCTACACGACCTGCGCGTGCTGCACATGGA CGGCATGGACCTGCACGCGACAGGCCTGGGCCCGCTGTCGGGCACGGCGCCGCTGGGCGCgtgggcgcgcggcgcggcggcggcgcacgCGGCGCCCGCGCTGCAGGCGCAGCTGCAGCACGAGCTGCACACCGCGCTCGCCGAGCTGCCGCTGTGGGACCTGCTGCACGACCATTAG
- the LOC133524352 gene encoding uncharacterized protein LOC133524352 isoform X3, which translates to MEKNLFETRWKILLTLQRTPKCLYLPNGLSISLSNVTADVNVGLIVDDDAFSFINPGIEFSHDEVLVKLSWPSPQRNGGYEFVTTEQLAKHIDDLPLSAAVSLPLFALLRQKLQRHLARVLRQSTSVSEVMCCDPSLHEAYSEMVSNLAAKGNKVIDMVLINMRRTLLQTRTEVLELPPLHATFMHKIGSISFIGKFETDAGWVKNLATVNRVNDVSVSRPDPMKTCFSVTLRIKDLQIRYDEYRIKALGASCSGRMAAAFGDNTLRLELSVGLARWEPYAQLHDLRVLHMDGMDLHATGLGPLSGTAPLGAWARGAAAAHAAPALQAQLQHELHTALAELPLWDLLHDH; encoded by the exons ATGGAGAAAAACTTATTCGAGACACGCTGGAAGATACTTCTTACTTTGCAAAGAACACCCAAGT GTCTGTACCTTCCTAATGGATTGAG CATATCGCTATCGAACGTGACGGCGGACGTCAACGTGGGGCTGATCGTGGACGACGACGCCTTCTCCTTCATCAACCCCGGCATCGAGTTCTCGCACGATGAAGTTCTTGTCAAG CTGTCGTGGCCTTCGCCGCAGCGGAATGGCGGCTACGAGTTTGTCACCACCGAGCAACTGGCCAAACATATCG ATGACCTGCCGCTCTCGGCGGCGGTGTCGCTACCGCTGTTCGCGCTATTGCGACAAAAACTGCAGAGACATCTAGCGCGAGTGCTACGGCAGAGCACCAGCGTGTCCGAGGTTATGTGTTGCGACCCCAGCCTGCATGAGGCCTACAG CGAGATGGTGAGCAACCTGGCCGCGAAAGGCAACAAGGTGATCGACATGGTGCTAATCAACATGCGGCGCACTTTACTTCAGACGCGGACGGAAGTGCTGGAGCTGCCGCCCTTACACGCCACCTTTATGCACAAG ATCGGGTCAATATCGTTCATCGGCAAGTTCGAGACGGACGCGGGCTGGGTGAAGAACCTGGCCACAGTGAACCGCGTCAACGACGTCAGCGTGTCGCGGCCCGATCCCATGAAGACCTGCTTCAGCGTCACGTTACGGATCAAGGATTTGCAG ATTCGCTACGACGAATACCGAATAAAGGCTCTAGGCGCGTCTTGTTCAGGCCGAATGGCGGCGGCGTTCGGCGACAACACGCTGCGGCTAGAGCTGAGCGTGGGGCTCGCGCGGTGGGAGCCCTACGCGCAGCTACACGACCTGCGCGTGCTGCACATGGA CGGCATGGACCTGCACGCGACAGGCCTGGGCCCGCTGTCGGGCACGGCGCCGCTGGGCGCgtgggcgcgcggcgcggcggcggcgcacgCGGCGCCCGCGCTGCAGGCGCAGCTGCAGCACGAGCTGCACACCGCGCTCGCCGAGCTGCCGCTGTGGGACCTGCTGCACGACCATTAG
- the LOC133524352 gene encoding uncharacterized protein LOC133524352 isoform X2 has protein sequence MLRASTVPIMRTFITSFLCCLRDMLCLYLPNGLSISLSNVTADVNVGLIVDDDAFSFINPGIEFSHDEVLVKLSWPSPQRNGGYEFVTTEQLAKHIDDLPLSAAVSLPLFALLRQKLQRHLARVLRQSTSVSEVMCCDPSLHEAYSEMVSNLAAKGNKVIDMVLINMRRTLLQTRTEVLELPPLHATFMHKIGSISFIGKFETDAGWVKNLATVNRVNDVSVSRPDPMKTCFSVTLRIKDLQIRYDEYRIKALGASCSGRMAAAFGDNTLRLELSVGLARWEPYAQLHDLRVLHMDGMDLHATGLGPLSGTAPLGAWARGAAAAHAAPALQAQLQHELHTALAELPLWDLLHDH, from the exons ATGTTAAGGGCCAGTACAGTGCCTATAATGAGAACCTTTATAACCTCATTCCTGTGTTGTCTGAGGGACATGTTGT GTCTGTACCTTCCTAATGGATTGAG CATATCGCTATCGAACGTGACGGCGGACGTCAACGTGGGGCTGATCGTGGACGACGACGCCTTCTCCTTCATCAACCCCGGCATCGAGTTCTCGCACGATGAAGTTCTTGTCAAG CTGTCGTGGCCTTCGCCGCAGCGGAATGGCGGCTACGAGTTTGTCACCACCGAGCAACTGGCCAAACATATCG ATGACCTGCCGCTCTCGGCGGCGGTGTCGCTACCGCTGTTCGCGCTATTGCGACAAAAACTGCAGAGACATCTAGCGCGAGTGCTACGGCAGAGCACCAGCGTGTCCGAGGTTATGTGTTGCGACCCCAGCCTGCATGAGGCCTACAG CGAGATGGTGAGCAACCTGGCCGCGAAAGGCAACAAGGTGATCGACATGGTGCTAATCAACATGCGGCGCACTTTACTTCAGACGCGGACGGAAGTGCTGGAGCTGCCGCCCTTACACGCCACCTTTATGCACAAG ATCGGGTCAATATCGTTCATCGGCAAGTTCGAGACGGACGCGGGCTGGGTGAAGAACCTGGCCACAGTGAACCGCGTCAACGACGTCAGCGTGTCGCGGCCCGATCCCATGAAGACCTGCTTCAGCGTCACGTTACGGATCAAGGATTTGCAG ATTCGCTACGACGAATACCGAATAAAGGCTCTAGGCGCGTCTTGTTCAGGCCGAATGGCGGCGGCGTTCGGCGACAACACGCTGCGGCTAGAGCTGAGCGTGGGGCTCGCGCGGTGGGAGCCCTACGCGCAGCTACACGACCTGCGCGTGCTGCACATGGA CGGCATGGACCTGCACGCGACAGGCCTGGGCCCGCTGTCGGGCACGGCGCCGCTGGGCGCgtgggcgcgcggcgcggcggcggcgcacgCGGCGCCCGCGCTGCAGGCGCAGCTGCAGCACGAGCTGCACACCGCGCTCGCCGAGCTGCCGCTGTGGGACCTGCTGCACGACCATTAG